Proteins co-encoded in one Afipia sp. P52-10 genomic window:
- a CDS encoding DUF3649 domain-containing protein — protein sequence MTSRMRRVWSMGPLISRIAAALFGGYALAALSSVAALALPMSKPQAVLTGMLASFAIYAGAVIWVFAVRSALKAWLGLIVVAVPLSWAAWSVSG from the coding sequence ATGACGTCTCGGATGCGCCGGGTCTGGTCGATGGGCCCGCTGATTTCGCGCATCGCTGCCGCTCTGTTCGGCGGCTATGCGCTGGCCGCGCTCAGCAGCGTTGCCGCGCTGGCCCTGCCGATGAGCAAACCGCAAGCCGTGCTCACCGGCATGCTGGCGAGCTTCGCCATTTACGCCGGTGCGGTGATCTGGGTCTTCGCCGTACGCAGTGCTTTGAAAGCTTGGCTCGGCCTGATCGTCGTCGCCGTGCCGCTGTCGTGGGCGGCATGGTCTGTTTCCGGATGA
- a CDS encoding cobalt ABC transporter substrate-binding protein, producing MTKRFIAVFALLGMATTAQAHQIWIEQPDGQNAIVRFGEFGENLREASPGLLDKFAKVTATHISAKGEKTFDATKAANGFTLPFKIISGDGVVAEDANYPLYTWKQQDKDVTNWFYPAARFITGFTAQKPKLALDLVPAGAEGQFQLFFKNQPKAKTKVTLVTQSGWSKEAHTDEQGLVTFDMPWQGVYVAEVSLNDRNAGERAGANGAEKYDAVSYATTTTYVKASGLAPLPAGPAATPAK from the coding sequence ATGACAAAGCGTTTCATTGCCGTCTTCGCCCTGCTGGGAATGGCGACAACCGCGCAGGCCCACCAGATCTGGATCGAGCAGCCCGACGGGCAGAATGCCATCGTTCGCTTTGGCGAGTTCGGCGAGAATCTGCGTGAAGCGTCGCCGGGGTTGCTCGACAAGTTTGCGAAGGTGACCGCGACGCATATCTCTGCCAAGGGCGAGAAGACATTCGACGCCACCAAGGCCGCGAACGGCTTCACGCTGCCGTTCAAGATCATCTCCGGCGACGGTGTTGTCGCCGAGGACGCGAACTACCCGCTCTATACCTGGAAGCAGCAAGATAAGGATGTCACCAACTGGTTTTATCCGGCAGCGCGTTTCATCACCGGCTTTACCGCGCAAAAGCCCAAGCTCGCGCTGGATCTCGTACCCGCCGGTGCCGAGGGGCAGTTCCAGCTGTTCTTCAAGAACCAGCCGAAGGCCAAGACCAAGGTCACGCTGGTCACCCAATCGGGCTGGTCGAAGGAAGCGCATACCGACGAGCAGGGCCTCGTGACGTTCGATATGCCTTGGCAGGGCGTCTATGTCGCCGAGGTGAGCCTCAACGATCGCAACGCAGGCGAACGCGCAGGCGCGAACGGCGCTGAGAAATACGACGCGGTAAGCTATGCCACCACGACAACCTACGTGAAGGCCAGCGGCCTGGCTCCTCTTCCTGCGGGGCCGGCGGCAACGCCTGCCAAATGA
- a CDS encoding TonB-dependent siderophore receptor: protein MNNFKNYKNRFYVGVATGVVSLGLTGIGASQSRAQHAEPSELPQMTVRAPQQSARPARPAQTRSAPVRSATRVAPQPLPEQPIVPATTMGTTRTIGAPAPAYAGGQVAQGGTLGLLGSANVMNVPFSAVNFTSQLIEDQQARTAADTLINDASVRLTTGSNGFDDTFQIRGFQVPSSDVGFNGLYGLISSNRVPAQIIERIELLKGPGALINGIAPGGSVGGGINIVSKRASEVPFARLTPFFMSAGNYGLHLEASRRFGDNKEWGVRFNGVGRNGEASIDGGNWRSGLGALSLDYRGDRLRWTLDAISQNDDTKNFRPQMTIQSNVPWIPAPPDARSNWYPGTMLRQRDNTIASGLEYDLTDALTVYAGLGYREGKNEQTFPDSRVAGFPGGIDALGNFRLINAYYDSYTKTVSGNVGLRSRFETGFIGHSVNVAFTGFAQEAGNAYVTSGYSVPSNIYNPSPLPVITALRAPPQKASESTLTSLAIADTMSFLNDRVLVTVGARHQMVKQDAFSTTTGILTSSYDAAATTPMAGVVIKPLHNVSLYANYAEGLTRGTIVGPGYANTGAVLAPYKSKQQEAGIKIDWGTITTTAAVFQITRPNSIRTATNELAYDGEQRNRGLELAAYGALLPGLRGMISATFLRPELTNPSNPLERGNDAAGVADKTFSAGLEWDTPWIAGLALNGRVIYTSGGYLTSANTLRFPDWTRVDVGARYATSINGKPVTFRANIENLFDKDYWLTTGTFVTVGSPRTYVVSAAFDF from the coding sequence GTGAACAACTTCAAAAATTATAAGAACCGTTTTTATGTAGGCGTTGCGACAGGAGTTGTTTCGCTTGGGTTGACCGGCATCGGAGCGTCGCAAAGCCGTGCGCAGCACGCCGAGCCGAGCGAGTTGCCGCAGATGACTGTTCGCGCGCCGCAACAGAGTGCGCGGCCGGCGCGTCCCGCACAGACGCGCAGTGCGCCAGTGCGTTCCGCCACTCGCGTCGCGCCGCAGCCGCTCCCCGAACAGCCAATCGTGCCGGCGACAACGATGGGAACAACGCGGACGATCGGCGCGCCGGCTCCAGCCTATGCCGGCGGTCAGGTGGCGCAGGGTGGAACGCTCGGCCTGCTTGGCAGCGCCAATGTCATGAATGTGCCCTTCAGCGCGGTGAATTTCACCTCGCAACTGATCGAGGATCAGCAGGCGCGCACGGCGGCGGATACGCTGATCAATGACGCCTCGGTGCGGCTCACCACAGGCAGCAACGGCTTCGACGACACATTTCAGATTCGCGGTTTTCAAGTGCCCTCCAGCGACGTTGGCTTCAACGGTCTGTACGGGCTGATCTCCTCGAACCGCGTGCCCGCCCAGATCATTGAGCGGATCGAACTGCTCAAGGGACCGGGTGCGCTGATCAACGGTATCGCGCCCGGCGGCAGCGTCGGCGGCGGCATCAACATTGTCAGCAAGCGCGCGTCTGAGGTGCCGTTCGCGCGGTTGACGCCCTTCTTCATGAGCGCCGGCAACTATGGCTTGCATCTGGAGGCAAGCCGTCGCTTCGGTGATAACAAGGAGTGGGGCGTTCGCTTCAACGGCGTCGGGCGCAATGGCGAAGCCTCGATCGACGGCGGAAACTGGCGCAGCGGTCTCGGTGCGTTGTCGCTCGATTATCGCGGCGACCGTCTGCGCTGGACGCTCGATGCGATTTCGCAAAACGACGATACCAAGAATTTCCGCCCGCAGATGACGATCCAGTCCAACGTGCCCTGGATTCCGGCGCCGCCCGATGCGCGCAGCAACTGGTATCCGGGCACGATGCTGCGCCAGCGGGACAACACCATCGCGTCAGGCCTCGAATACGACCTGACCGATGCGCTGACGGTCTATGCCGGCCTCGGCTATCGCGAGGGCAAGAACGAGCAGACGTTCCCGGATTCCCGTGTCGCTGGTTTCCCCGGCGGTATCGATGCGCTGGGCAATTTCAGGCTGATCAACGCCTACTACGATTCTTACACCAAGACCGTCAGCGGCAATGTCGGCCTTCGCTCGCGTTTCGAGACGGGATTCATCGGCCACTCGGTCAACGTTGCTTTTACCGGTTTTGCGCAGGAGGCCGGCAATGCGTATGTCACGTCCGGCTATTCGGTCCCGTCGAATATCTACAATCCGTCTCCGCTTCCAGTGATCACCGCGTTGCGTGCGCCGCCGCAGAAGGCCTCTGAATCGACGCTCACGAGCCTGGCGATCGCCGACACCATGTCGTTCTTGAACGACAGGGTCCTGGTGACCGTCGGTGCCCGTCACCAGATGGTGAAGCAGGACGCGTTCAGCACGACCACCGGCATTCTAACGAGCAGCTACGACGCCGCCGCGACGACGCCAATGGCCGGCGTGGTCATCAAGCCTCTGCACAACGTCTCTTTGTATGCGAACTACGCCGAGGGCCTCACGCGCGGCACCATCGTCGGCCCCGGTTATGCCAACACCGGAGCGGTGCTCGCGCCGTACAAGTCGAAGCAGCAAGAGGCCGGCATCAAGATCGACTGGGGCACCATCACGACGACGGCGGCGGTATTCCAGATCACCCGTCCCAACTCGATCCGCACGGCAACCAACGAACTCGCTTACGATGGCGAACAGCGCAACCGCGGTCTTGAGTTGGCGGCGTATGGCGCGTTGCTGCCCGGCCTGCGGGGTATGATCAGCGCGACCTTCCTGCGTCCGGAGCTGACGAACCCATCCAATCCTCTGGAGCGCGGCAATGACGCTGCCGGCGTGGCGGACAAGACGTTCTCCGCCGGTCTCGAATGGGATACGCCGTGGATCGCTGGCCTGGCGCTCAATGGACGCGTGATCTACACCTCGGGCGGCTATCTGACGAGTGCCAATACCTTGCGCTTCCCCGACTGGACCCGTGTCGATGTCGGTGCGCGTTATGCGACGTCGATCAACGGCAAGCCGGTCACCTTCCGCGCCAACATCGAAAACCTGTTCGACAAGGACTACTGGCTGACAACCGGAACATTCGTGACGGTGGGGTCGCCGCGCACCTATGTCGTTTCGGCTGCGTTCGATTTCTAG
- a CDS encoding LysR family transcriptional regulator produces the protein MRNTAPVRSSMDVDRLNLIASFVSVAEHLSFIAAANVIGTSPSTVSRKVSRLEDALGLRLFERTTRRVALTEAGRLYHAQCVQIFNHLADADAMVASLTSEPNGLLRVSFPVAFGRLRLSEIISEFLDAYPKVKVEANYTDRFVDLIEESYDAVVRIGALPDSTLIARKIASNRRLVVASPSYIERHGVPAHPGDLAEHHCLSFSHYSACGTVWRFKSGEQSEEVKVSGEFRSDNSEAIYETALRGRGIGLVASYLCSESIARGDLVQLLPEWTSTPEAGVYVAYSSSKHLAPKVRVFSDFLIQKLKNVPW, from the coding sequence ATGCGCAACACAGCACCCGTCCGATCGTCCATGGATGTCGACCGGCTGAACCTCATCGCGTCGTTCGTTTCGGTCGCGGAGCATTTGAGCTTTATTGCCGCAGCCAATGTGATCGGGACATCGCCCTCCACCGTCAGCCGGAAAGTATCCAGGCTGGAGGACGCACTCGGTCTGCGGCTGTTTGAGCGCACCACGCGCCGCGTTGCGTTGACCGAAGCCGGACGGCTTTACCATGCGCAGTGCGTACAGATATTCAACCACCTTGCCGATGCCGATGCGATGGTTGCATCGCTCACGTCTGAACCGAACGGTCTCTTGCGCGTCAGCTTCCCGGTCGCGTTCGGCCGTCTTCGTTTGTCCGAAATCATCAGCGAGTTTCTCGACGCCTATCCGAAGGTCAAGGTCGAGGCGAACTACACCGACCGCTTCGTTGATCTGATCGAAGAGTCCTATGACGCTGTGGTGCGGATTGGCGCGCTGCCCGACTCCACGCTGATCGCACGCAAGATCGCGTCCAACCGGAGGCTTGTGGTGGCGTCGCCGTCTTACATCGAGCGCCACGGCGTGCCGGCGCATCCGGGCGATCTAGCCGAGCATCATTGTCTGAGCTTCAGTCACTATTCGGCCTGCGGAACCGTTTGGCGATTCAAATCCGGCGAACAGAGCGAAGAGGTCAAGGTGTCCGGTGAGTTCAGGTCCGACAACTCCGAAGCAATCTATGAGACGGCATTGCGTGGGCGCGGTATCGGGCTGGTGGCCAGTTATCTGTGCTCCGAAAGCATCGCCAGGGGCGATCTCGTTCAGTTGCTTCCCGAATGGACGAGTACGCCGGAAGCCGGCGTCTATGTTGCCTATTCGAGCAGCAAGCACCTCGCACCGAAGGTACGGGTGTTTTCCGATTTTTTGATCCAGAAGCTGAAGAACGTTCCCTGGTAG
- a CDS encoding MFS transporter, with protein sequence MPTEQDQAGATSSVILLTCAQGLAGAIPPIMVSLGGLVGQSLAENKALVTLPVSSFMIGTATATLPVAALVRRFGRKTVYVGGALIAAAGGLISAWGVISASFVLFCLGGLLFGLNVACVQSYRFTAAASVRPERRARAISLVMAGGLGSAIIGPQIVIWTRDIVPGIQFAGSFIGQTLLALATIPFLASMAYPAIPRHTTRGSGRPLMQIVMTPRFIAASGAGIVSYGTMSFMMTAAPIAMIGCGFGVGEAALGIQWHVLSMFAPSFVTGRLIDRFGKEWITLLGLVLIACGAVIALSGTTIANFWVTLVLLGVGWNFGFLGATTMVTDCHAPEEASKVQGLNDFIVFGSVAAASLASGGIVHSDGWTTINWLVLSAVGAGLLFLLYGAMQRRPA encoded by the coding sequence ATGCCAACAGAGCAAGATCAGGCGGGCGCCACGTCAAGCGTCATCCTGCTGACGTGCGCGCAGGGACTTGCCGGAGCCATTCCTCCGATCATGGTGTCGCTCGGCGGATTGGTCGGACAGTCGCTCGCCGAGAACAAGGCGCTCGTAACCTTGCCCGTCAGTTCATTCATGATCGGAACCGCCACCGCAACGCTGCCGGTGGCCGCGCTCGTGCGCCGGTTCGGCCGTAAGACCGTCTATGTCGGGGGAGCGTTGATCGCCGCCGCGGGTGGATTGATCTCGGCGTGGGGCGTCATCAGCGCATCCTTTGTGCTGTTCTGTCTCGGCGGACTCCTGTTCGGACTGAACGTCGCGTGTGTGCAAAGCTATCGCTTCACTGCGGCCGCCTCAGTGCGACCAGAAAGGCGCGCACGCGCCATTTCACTGGTGATGGCGGGCGGGCTCGGCTCAGCCATTATCGGACCGCAGATCGTCATCTGGACGCGCGACATCGTCCCTGGCATCCAATTCGCCGGCAGCTTTATCGGCCAAACCTTGCTCGCCCTGGCAACCATTCCGTTTCTCGCGTCTATGGCCTATCCAGCAATTCCGCGCCACACGACGCGCGGGAGCGGCCGGCCCCTGATGCAGATCGTGATGACGCCACGCTTCATCGCCGCCTCCGGCGCCGGCATCGTCTCCTATGGCACGATGAGCTTCATGATGACGGCCGCGCCGATCGCGATGATCGGATGTGGCTTTGGTGTTGGCGAGGCCGCCCTCGGAATCCAGTGGCACGTTCTCAGCATGTTCGCGCCGAGCTTCGTCACCGGCCGCCTGATCGACCGCTTCGGCAAGGAATGGATCACCCTGCTCGGTCTTGTGCTGATCGCATGCGGCGCCGTCATCGCCCTGTCGGGGACGACGATCGCCAACTTCTGGGTAACGCTGGTGCTGCTCGGCGTTGGCTGGAATTTCGGCTTCCTCGGCGCGACAACGATGGTTACCGACTGCCATGCGCCCGAGGAAGCCTCAAAGGTCCAGGGCTTGAACGATTTCATCGTGTTCGGATCGGTGGCAGCGGCCTCCCTCGCCTCCGGCGGCATCGTGCATAGCGACGGCTGGACGACAATCAACTGGCTGGTGCTGTCCGCCGTCGGCGCAGGGCTCCTGTTCCTACTCTACGGCGCCATGCAGCGACGGCCAGCGTGA
- a CDS encoding ABC transporter substrate-binding protein: MNDICLDRRSLLAGLGSLPALALAGPRSFASTTTVDVKKGGVVTMIAANEPPALLSFVNSSSLVFSGRTTEGLLEFGHDMKPQPLLATDWEVSPDGLTYSFKLREGVKWHDGEDFTSADVAFSIGVLKKFHPRGRTTFAQVRAIETPDRLTVILKLEKPTPYLLTAMSSAESPIVPKHRYGDADPLTHPNNIAPIGTGPFVFKEWVRGSHAIWERNPNYWNRSLPHIDRLVGRFILDPAARTIAFETGDVDIGYRTPVPYRDIERLKKNPKISFEEKGYAYDPPNIIILEANLENEYLKNLKVRQAIAHCINREAICKIVFFGNAVPSAAPVVPYHKEFHNGQPSPYPFDVNAASKLLDDAGYARGAGGMRFTLTLDYTGEDQRVLGEFLRASLSRAGIGVELRGQDMGTLVKRVYSERGYALHLASISNLFDPQVGVQRLYWSKNLIKGVPFSNGTAYSNPEVDTLLEDTAVSLDKQERIAKWKKIQEIVMRDVPNFPIAMPLWLTISRVRISDHTTNAEGFEGSMARVQVIA; encoded by the coding sequence GTGAATGATATCTGTCTGGATCGGCGCTCGCTGCTTGCAGGGCTTGGATCGTTGCCCGCGCTGGCGCTGGCTGGCCCTCGTTCGTTCGCCTCGACCACGACGGTTGACGTCAAGAAGGGCGGCGTTGTCACGATGATCGCGGCGAATGAACCTCCTGCGCTGCTCAGCTTCGTGAACTCTTCCAGCCTCGTATTTAGCGGCCGCACGACCGAGGGTTTGCTTGAATTCGGACATGACATGAAGCCGCAGCCCTTGCTCGCGACCGATTGGGAGGTTTCTCCGGACGGACTAACTTATAGTTTCAAGCTGCGCGAAGGTGTGAAATGGCACGACGGCGAGGATTTCACGTCGGCGGACGTTGCATTCTCAATTGGCGTTCTGAAGAAATTTCATCCGCGCGGCCGCACCACATTTGCTCAGGTCAGGGCGATCGAGACGCCCGACAGGCTGACTGTTATTCTCAAGCTTGAGAAACCGACGCCTTACCTCCTGACGGCCATGTCGTCGGCGGAATCTCCCATCGTGCCCAAGCATCGCTATGGCGATGCCGATCCGTTGACACACCCTAACAACATAGCTCCAATCGGTACGGGGCCGTTCGTCTTTAAGGAATGGGTTCGCGGCAGTCATGCAATCTGGGAGCGCAACCCGAATTACTGGAACAGGTCGTTGCCCCATATCGATCGCTTGGTGGGGCGCTTCATTCTTGATCCCGCGGCTCGTACGATCGCCTTCGAAACCGGCGACGTCGATATCGGTTATCGGACGCCGGTGCCGTATCGGGACATCGAGCGACTGAAGAAGAACCCAAAGATTTCGTTCGAGGAAAAGGGCTATGCCTACGATCCGCCGAACATCATTATTCTCGAAGCCAATCTCGAGAACGAATATCTCAAGAACTTGAAGGTCCGCCAGGCGATCGCTCACTGCATCAACCGTGAGGCGATCTGCAAGATCGTCTTCTTCGGCAATGCCGTTCCGTCGGCTGCGCCGGTCGTTCCCTATCACAAGGAATTTCACAACGGTCAGCCTTCACCCTATCCGTTCGATGTCAATGCGGCTTCGAAGTTGCTCGACGATGCGGGTTATGCGCGCGGGGCCGGCGGCATGCGGTTCACGCTGACGCTGGACTATACCGGCGAGGATCAGCGGGTGCTGGGTGAGTTCTTGCGGGCCTCATTGTCCCGTGCAGGTATCGGCGTGGAGCTGCGGGGGCAGGACATGGGCACGCTGGTCAAGCGCGTCTACAGCGAGCGTGGTTATGCGCTGCATCTTGCCTCGATCAGCAACCTGTTCGATCCGCAGGTTGGTGTGCAGCGGCTCTACTGGTCCAAAAACCTGATCAAGGGTGTGCCGTTCTCCAACGGAACCGCCTATAGCAATCCGGAGGTCGACACGTTGCTGGAGGATACCGCAGTGTCGTTGGACAAGCAGGAGCGGATCGCCAAATGGAAGAAGATCCAGGAGATCGTCATGCGCGATGTTCCGAATTTCCCGATTGCGATGCCCCTGTGGCTGACGATCAGCCGCGTACGCATCAGTGACCACACCACCAACGCCGAAGGTTTTGAAGGGTCGATGGCGCGGGTCCAGGTGATCGCATGA
- a CDS encoding hydantoinase B/oxoprolinase family protein — translation MDRATGADLIGKQIMWSRLIAVVEEQAQALQRTAFSTIVRESGDLAAGVFDARGRMLAQAVTGTPGHINSMALAVGHVIDHYPLHTMQPGDVFIHNDPWMGTGHTNDISLTTPCFFGDKLVGFLACNSHVMDIGGLIDRVSSTDVFMEGLYLPILKIVDGGVLNETLMAVIRANTRQPVETVGDVYSLMNCNDVGCVRLLDMMHEFGLNELDELADHIIETSRAAVKAEIAKLPKGTWHASLSLDGQGEAVELKAALTISDGCIHVDYTGSAGMTKRNFNVPICYTLAYTSYALGCIIARDIPNNAGSLEPRTVSAPEGCILNAIKPAAVISRSQVGLMLPDLVYDCLRQAIPDRVPAESTCALWGITILGPKTSPPKVNERYQVQVITTGGMGALPFRDGLSATGFPSGVRGGPIEVFEAMSTVIVWRKEYRQDSGGPGRMRGGLGQVIEMENGIHEAFLYNTTYERVDHPARGVSGGCHGAAGMIRLRSGQRLAGKGQHQIPAGDRVLIMSPGGGGIGDPRERDRSLIAADLANELISSETARDIYGFDASAS, via the coding sequence ATGGATAGGGCGACCGGCGCAGATCTGATTGGCAAGCAGATCATGTGGAGCCGCCTGATCGCGGTGGTGGAGGAGCAGGCGCAGGCATTGCAGCGCACGGCCTTCTCGACCATCGTCCGCGAGTCGGGAGACCTTGCCGCGGGCGTCTTCGATGCGCGTGGGCGTATGCTGGCGCAGGCTGTCACCGGAACGCCGGGCCATATCAATTCGATGGCGCTCGCCGTCGGTCACGTGATCGACCACTACCCTCTGCACACGATGCAGCCGGGGGACGTCTTCATCCACAATGATCCCTGGATGGGAACGGGACACACGAACGATATCTCGCTGACGACACCTTGCTTCTTCGGCGACAAGCTGGTCGGCTTTCTCGCTTGCAACAGCCATGTCATGGACATCGGCGGTCTCATTGATCGAGTCAGCTCGACGGATGTCTTCATGGAAGGGCTTTACCTGCCGATCCTGAAGATCGTCGATGGCGGCGTATTGAATGAGACGCTGATGGCGGTGATCCGCGCCAACACCCGCCAACCCGTCGAGACCGTTGGCGACGTCTATTCGCTGATGAACTGTAACGATGTCGGCTGCGTCCGCCTGCTCGACATGATGCATGAGTTCGGACTCAACGAGCTGGACGAACTCGCCGACCACATCATCGAAACATCGCGCGCGGCAGTGAAGGCGGAAATCGCGAAGTTACCGAAAGGGACCTGGCATGCGTCGCTGTCGCTCGACGGTCAGGGCGAAGCAGTCGAACTGAAGGCTGCGCTGACGATTTCCGACGGCTGCATCCACGTTGATTATACCGGCTCGGCGGGTATGACGAAGCGCAACTTCAATGTGCCGATCTGCTACACGCTGGCCTACACCTCCTATGCGCTCGGCTGCATCATTGCCCGCGACATTCCGAACAATGCCGGCTCGCTGGAGCCGCGCACGGTGTCGGCGCCAGAGGGTTGCATCCTCAACGCCATCAAGCCAGCGGCGGTGATCTCGAGGAGCCAGGTCGGCCTGATGCTGCCTGATCTGGTTTACGACTGTTTGCGTCAAGCGATTCCCGATCGTGTGCCCGCCGAAAGCACCTGTGCGTTGTGGGGCATCACCATTCTCGGCCCGAAGACGAGTCCGCCGAAGGTGAACGAGCGTTATCAGGTGCAGGTCATTACCACGGGCGGCATGGGCGCGCTGCCGTTCCGCGACGGCCTGTCCGCAACAGGCTTTCCGAGCGGCGTGCGCGGCGGGCCGATCGAGGTGTTCGAAGCGATGTCGACGGTGATCGTCTGGCGAAAGGAGTATCGCCAGGATTCCGGCGGTCCGGGACGCATGCGCGGCGGATTAGGTCAGGTCATCGAGATGGAGAACGGCATCCACGAAGCGTTTCTCTACAACACGACCTATGAGCGGGTTGATCATCCTGCGCGCGGCGTAAGCGGAGGCTGCCATGGCGCTGCGGGCATGATCCGTCTGCGCTCCGGGCAACGGCTTGCTGGGAAAGGTCAGCATCAGATTCCAGCAGGCGATCGGGTTCTGATCATGTCTCCCGGTGGCGGCGGCATCGGCGATCCGAGAGAACGCGATCGCTCCCTGATCGCGGCCGATCTCGCAAACGAACTGATCTCAAGCGAGACTGCACGGGACATCTACGGCTTCGACGCGTCCGCGAGCTGA